Part of the Cohnella candidum genome, GCGGTCCACTGAAGCGTATCCAGGACTTGATGAAAGAAGGCGCCAAAGGAAACTTGAAGGTTCGTTCCGGTTTCACCCGCAAGGACGAGATCGGGGAACTGAGCAGCAGCTTTAACCAAATGATGAGCCAAATGACGCAGTTGATCCATGATACGGACAAGCTTGCGGCCGCGGTCCTGGGGACCGCCGGCCAAATCGTGCAGGTCTCGGACACGACGTCACAAACGGCTAAAGAGATCGCCGCGGCGACAGAAGAAATCGCCGCGGGTGCCGTTTCGCTCACGGAAGAGGCTTCAAGCGGCAACGAAGTCACGCTCGCGGCCAACGAGCAATTGAAATCGGTGATGGAGAGCAACACGGAGGTCGCGGATACCGCGAAGGAAGTCCGCGTGTTCAGCCAAGAGGGCATTCGCTGCTTGGGCGATTTGACGGCCAACACGAGCGAGGTTGAACGTAAAACCGGCGATATGGCGCAGAAGGTGGAGCGCCTGAGGGAAAGTACGAAGTCCATGGAAAAAATCTTCGATTTGATGGCGCGTGTGAATCAGCAGACGAAGATCCTCTCCTTGAACGCCGGTATCGAGGCCAGCCGCGTCGGAAGCGCAGGCAAAGGCTTCCTCGTGCTCGCGCAGGAAATGCAAAGGCTTGCGGAACAATCCCGGCAGTCGATGGAAGTGGTCGCGGGCATCGTGGACACGCTCCATGAGGAGATCCAGGCAACGTCCGCGGCGATTCTCGAATCGCAGCCGATTTTGCTCGCGCAAACGGGTTACGTCCATCGGGTGAACCGGATTTTCGGCAATGTGCATGGCCATATGGAAGAAGTGCTGACGAAAGCGGAAGCCAGCACGGCACGTCTAAGGGATCTGGAGCAAGCCCAGGAAACGTTGAAAAGAGCGATCGACAACGTCACGGCGGTCTCCGAGGAATCTTCGGCGATTACCGAGGAAGTCGCCTCCCAAAGCGCGGAACAATCGAAGAGCAGCGAAGGCCTTGCCCGGCTTTCCGCGGAATTAAAAGAAGCATGCTTCGCGCTGCAAACGTCGCTGACGAAATTCCAGTATGATAGATGAGGAAATCCTCTATGAACGTGGCGTATTGGCTGCGTTCTTTTATTTTGCCGCTTCCGGTCGGGTCATGGTTCCGAAGTAGACCACGCAGAACACCCGAGTCATCAGGAATGTGAGAAAAATCGCGGTCCACTACCAAAACCAATTCCAACGAACATACCGAATCAAATCGGTATATTAATGGATAAGCAACTCAACCACCGTCAGTACGGAAGCGAATAATACATAATAGCCGAATTGAGTCCAGCGCCTTGCATGAGTCGGGAAAACGATTGACGTCGGCAAACTCCCTTACCGGATAGGCGAGAAGGTTGAGCTCGACCATGGCATGACCGAAAATACACGTCATCCACTGTTTAACCAATTCGGTATTCGCGGCCAGCAATCCGTCAATTAAGGTGAGCAGTGAAATCCAGGCGGCAAAGTAAAAACACTTCGTCAACTTTTTCCCACGTGGTCTGTAGATGTAATAAAGGCCGCTTGCAACAGGCGTCCACACCACTTTGAACGGGATATTCAATTCCGACGCTTTGGGAAATTCACGCAGCGGGTAGGCCGTTAAATCAAGTTGAACGAGCAGCATTTCTACCGCCCATACAACAGCCTGACACGCAAGAAAACACAATATGAATTAAATTCCGTTCCATGTCCATGACCATAGCTTGGGCAAGGAAGGAGGCTCCTATGCACTCGTTGTCCGTCGTCGACGCGAGATTGCGGAGATTGCGGTGTCCCCATTTAAATATTTTTATTAATTAGGCACTTGAACCGCGTTCGGTCATATATAAGTGATATCCGTTCGAACCTGTTGAGGAGGATATCATGCAAGTAATTTTACCGAGTGAAGAATATTTCGGTAGGTTTGAAGCCGTTTTTTTATTCTACGGGCCCATGCCTACAGGCGTTACTGTTTCAGAAACCGGGCGTATTTTCGTTTGCTTTCCGAAATGGGGAGACGACGTTGAATTTACGGTGGCTGAGATCGTTCAAGGTTCTTTGCGGCCTTATCCGAGCATAGAGGCTAATTCGGCAAACCCTTCAAATATTTCAATGTCCTTCATTAGTGTCCAAAGTGTCGTTGCCGATGGAAGGGGAACGCTTTGGGTACTGGATACGGGAGCTCCAAATTTCTCGGAACCCATCAAAGGAGGGGCGAAACTAGTCGCGGTAGATTTGAACACGAATACAATCAGAAAAGTATATACATTTACAGAAGATGTTGTTCTGCCAACCACGTATCTGAACGATGTCCGATTTGATTTTCGTGTCGGTAAAGCAGGCTATGCTTATATAACGGATTCGTCTTCCCGGGGACCGGGAGCCATTATTGTCGTCGATTTGGAAACGGGCCATGCTTTCAGACGGTTAAACGGGGCAAATTCAACTTCGCCGGATCCCTATTTTTTACCGAAGGTTGAGGGTAGAATCCTGATGAATCGAAACAAAGACGGATCTACTTCACCCTTTAGATTGGCATCCGATGGTATTGCGATTTCCCCGGACGGCAAGCAGTTGTATTTTTGTCCTCTCTCCAGTCGTCATCTGTACTCGATTTCAACCGAGGCCCTAAGAGACCGAACGATACCGGATAGTAATTTACAGAATTTCGTGAAGTATTGGGGAGAAAAAGGTGCTTCAGACGGAATGATAACCGGTGCGAAAGGAACACTCTATGCAGGAGATTATGAGCACAACAGTATTCGAAAAATCCTGCCGAATGGCAGTATGGAGACCATCGCACATGATCCGAGAATTTTATGGCCGGATACTTTTTCGATTGGTCCGGATCAATACTTATATTTCATCGTGAACCAATTACATCGGCAG contains:
- a CDS encoding methyl-accepting chemotaxis protein; the protein is MAANRRFAKGFSLHSIGFKLFFIFFISILAFVLAVGLISYDLSRRTIASEVSNSSLQTIVQANEKLDYMFGNYENLSHQIRNNTEFTDQIFTLLNFDVEQVQRVTMDRKVRGYLQNLKLSQPYVTGIYVLNDKGSFGTTDVKIPKDIATKDWYKKAVDQNGKFVWLPPREKGYLGVGSAGESSFAVAQILKNSFDDPIGVLLMEFDPVLLGNTLKKIRLDSGNVLMRDADGTNVASGNDSWTDTPPFAMSGMSGELSLRDGSADLLAVYAKSELTGWALIGLVPKASVYAHADSIYRFTLIAACSAAALALVIGYLLARRIGGPLKRIQDLMKEGAKGNLKVRSGFTRKDEIGELSSSFNQMMSQMTQLIHDTDKLAAAVLGTAGQIVQVSDTTSQTAKEIAAATEEIAAGAVSLTEEASSGNEVTLAANEQLKSVMESNTEVADTAKEVRVFSQEGIRCLGDLTANTSEVERKTGDMAQKVERLRESTKSMEKIFDLMARVNQQTKILSLNAGIEASRVGSAGKGFLVLAQEMQRLAEQSRQSMEVVAGIVDTLHEEIQATSAAILESQPILLAQTGYVHRVNRIFGNVHGHMEEVLTKAEASTARLRDLEQAQETLKRAIDNVTAVSEESSAITEEVASQSAEQSKSSEGLARLSAELKEACFALQTSLTKFQYDR
- a CDS encoding CBO0543 family protein, which gives rise to MLLVQLDLTAYPLREFPKASELNIPFKVVWTPVASGLYYIYRPRGKKLTKCFYFAAWISLLTLIDGLLAANTELVKQWMTCIFGHAMVELNLLAYPVREFADVNRFPDSCKALDSIRLLCIIRFRTDGG
- a CDS encoding L-dopachrome tautomerase-related protein, whose translation is MQVILPSEEYFGRFEAVFLFYGPMPTGVTVSETGRIFVCFPKWGDDVEFTVAEIVQGSLRPYPSIEANSANPSNISMSFISVQSVVADGRGTLWVLDTGAPNFSEPIKGGAKLVAVDLNTNTIRKVYTFTEDVVLPTTYLNDVRFDFRVGKAGYAYITDSSSRGPGAIIVVDLETGHAFRRLNGANSTSPDPYFLPKVEGRILMNRNKDGSTSPFRLASDGIAISPDGKQLYFCPLSSRHLYSISTEALRDRTIPDSNLQNFVKYWGEKGASDGMITGAKGTLYAGDYEHNSIRKILPNGSMETIAHDPRILWPDTFSIGPDQYLYFIVNQLHRQPRYHYGNDLRQKPYSLLRTKIDESPAPTMGKG